Proteins from a single region of Paraburkholderia sp. ZP32-5:
- the rfbB gene encoding dTDP-glucose 4,6-dehydratase has protein sequence MILVTGGAGFIGANFVIDWLAGHDEPVLNVDKLTYAGNYGTLQALRDDPRHVFVCEDIGNRAAMSAIFERYRPRAVVHFAAESHVDRSIDEPREFIDANVTGTSELVDVARLYWERLSGAEHREFRFLHVSTDEVYGSLSVVDPAFTETTPYAPNSPYAASKASSDHIVRAYHHTYGLPTLTTNCSNNYGPYQFPEKLIPLMIQRALTGDELPVYGDGRNVRDWLYVGDHCDAIRTVLARGVPGQTYNVGGNNEKTNVEVVHFICDLLDAIKPRENGSYREQIRFVTDRKGHDRRYAINAMKLRREFGWVPRETFPSGLEKTVRWYIENGAWLEDIRSGAYRRWNPQSALKRA, from the coding sequence ATGATCCTGGTAACGGGTGGTGCTGGCTTTATCGGCGCAAATTTTGTCATCGACTGGCTTGCCGGTCACGATGAGCCGGTACTCAACGTCGACAAGCTGACCTATGCCGGCAACTACGGCACGTTGCAGGCACTGCGCGACGATCCTCGTCATGTGTTCGTGTGCGAAGATATCGGCAATCGCGCGGCGATGAGCGCTATCTTCGAGCGATATCGGCCGCGTGCCGTCGTGCATTTCGCGGCGGAAAGCCATGTCGATCGTTCGATCGACGAGCCGCGCGAATTTATCGATGCCAACGTGACCGGCACCAGCGAGCTGGTCGATGTTGCTCGGCTCTATTGGGAGCGCTTGAGTGGCGCCGAGCATCGGGAGTTTCGCTTTCTGCATGTGTCCACCGACGAGGTGTACGGCTCCCTGTCAGTCGTCGATCCCGCATTTACGGAGACCACGCCGTACGCGCCGAATAGTCCCTACGCAGCATCTAAAGCCAGTTCGGACCATATCGTGCGTGCGTATCACCACACCTATGGTCTACCCACGCTAACGACGAATTGCTCGAATAACTACGGGCCCTACCAGTTCCCGGAAAAGCTGATTCCGTTGATGATTCAGCGCGCACTGACGGGTGACGAACTACCTGTGTACGGCGATGGCCGCAACGTGCGCGACTGGTTGTATGTGGGCGATCATTGCGACGCAATCCGCACTGTATTGGCGCGCGGCGTACCGGGGCAGACCTATAACGTTGGCGGCAACAACGAAAAGACCAATGTCGAAGTCGTGCATTTCATCTGCGATCTTCTCGATGCGATAAAGCCGCGCGAGAACGGCAGCTACCGCGAGCAGATCAGGTTCGTCACCGACCGTAAAGGGCATGACCGGCGTTATGCGATCAACGCAATGAAATTGCGCCGTGAATTCGGCTGGGTACCTCGCGAAACCTTCCCGAGTGGTTTGGAGAAAACGGTTCGGTGGTACATCGAAAACGGCGCATGGCTGGAAGACATTCGTTCCGGCGCATATCGCCGCTGGAATCCGCAAAGCGCACTGAAGAGAGCATGA
- the rfbA gene encoding glucose-1-phosphate thymidylyltransferase RfbA codes for MDASRKGIILAGGSGTRLYPITRVISKQMLPIYDKPMIYYPLSTLMMSGIREVLLISTPDDTPRFAAMLGDGAQWGMQISYAVQQSPDGLAQAFVIGREFVGGKPSALILGDNIFYGADLGAHLGNAHSRAKGATIFGYHVHDPQRYGVVETDTWGRVLSIEEKPAKPRSNFAVTGLYFYDGDVCDIAADIRPSARGELEITDVNQHYLEREALHLETLGRGFAWFDTGTHESLINAATFIATLQQRQGLLVASPEEIAFRRGWIDGGQLARLAAPLQKTGYGRYLSSLISTIDS; via the coding sequence ATGGACGCAAGCCGAAAGGGCATTATTCTCGCGGGCGGATCCGGTACGCGGCTGTACCCGATTACGCGCGTGATCTCCAAGCAGATGCTGCCGATTTACGACAAGCCGATGATTTACTATCCGCTGTCCACGTTGATGATGTCGGGCATCCGCGAGGTACTGCTGATCTCGACGCCGGACGACACGCCGCGGTTCGCGGCGATGCTCGGCGACGGCGCGCAATGGGGCATGCAGATTTCGTATGCTGTGCAGCAGTCGCCTGACGGGCTTGCGCAGGCATTCGTCATCGGCCGGGAATTCGTCGGTGGAAAGCCATCGGCGCTGATTCTGGGCGATAACATTTTCTACGGCGCCGACCTGGGCGCGCATCTGGGCAATGCGCATTCGAGAGCGAAGGGCGCGACGATCTTCGGTTATCACGTACACGACCCACAGCGTTATGGCGTCGTGGAGACCGATACGTGGGGAAGGGTATTGTCGATCGAAGAGAAGCCTGCGAAGCCGCGTTCGAACTTTGCGGTAACAGGTCTCTATTTCTATGACGGCGACGTCTGCGATATTGCCGCCGATATCCGACCGTCCGCACGCGGCGAACTGGAAATCACCGATGTGAACCAGCATTACCTCGAACGCGAAGCACTTCATCTGGAGACGTTGGGCAGAGGCTTCGCTTGGTTCGATACGGGCACGCACGAATCGCTGATCAACGCGGCGACTTTTATTGCAACGCTGCAGCAGAGGCAGGGCCTGCTCGTTGCCAGCCCCGAGGAAATCGCATTCCGGCGCGGCTGGATCGATGGGGGACAACTGGCTCGCCTCGCCGCGCCGCTGCAAAAGACCGGCTATGGCCGGTATCTGTCTTCGCTTATTTCGACGATCGATTCATGA
- the rfbC gene encoding dTDP-4-dehydrorhamnose 3,5-epimerase, whose translation MTIQVQHTAIADVKIIEPRVFGDARGAFLETFNQTEFEAKVARGYTFVQDNHSVSMRNVLRGLHYQIQHPQGKLVRVVVGEVFDVAVDLRRWSPTFGRWVGVRLSAANRRQLWIPPGFAHGFVVLSDVAEFLYKTTALWHPEHERTLLWNDPDVAVEWEFSGEPLVSSKDAVGSRFNEAEVF comes from the coding sequence ATGACCATTCAAGTTCAACATACCGCGATTGCCGATGTAAAAATCATCGAGCCGCGCGTGTTCGGCGATGCGCGTGGCGCGTTCCTGGAAACATTCAACCAGACCGAATTCGAAGCGAAGGTGGCGCGCGGCTATACGTTCGTGCAGGACAACCACTCGGTGTCGATGCGCAATGTGCTGCGCGGTCTGCACTATCAGATCCAGCATCCGCAGGGAAAACTGGTGCGGGTAGTCGTGGGCGAGGTGTTCGATGTTGCAGTCGATTTGCGGCGCTGGTCTCCTACTTTCGGGCGCTGGGTAGGTGTGCGGTTGTCCGCGGCGAACCGCCGGCAGTTATGGATTCCGCCGGGTTTTGCGCATGGCTTCGTGGTTTTGTCGGATGTCGCCGAGTTCCTTTATAAAACCACGGCTCTCTGGCACCCCGAACACGAGCGCACGCTGCTGTGGAACGATCCAGACGTGGCCGTCGAGTGGGAATTCAGTGGCGAACCGCTGGTCTCATCGAAAGATGCCGTGGGTAGCCGCTTTAACGAGGCCGAGGTTTTCTGA
- the rfbD gene encoding dTDP-4-dehydrorhamnose reductase: MRIAITGVRGQLGWELVRSLSPLGEVIRWDREIADLSRPVLLDGLLRYYQPDVIVNAAAYTAVDKAEDDRVTARLVNTESVDVMARAAKRTGALLIHFSTDYVFDGKSAEPYSEDCDTSPLNVYGATKRDGELAVIASECDHLIFRTSWVYATRGANFMLTMLRLAQERELLKIVDDQIGAPTPATMLANSTAHAISQAMCERREGRFKSGLFHLTAHGVTSWHGYASAIIDYARNLAPSGRVRVKHIEAVPSEAFPTRAARPRNSALNNDRFGERFGLMRPHWWDALAQTLDERFERRA, encoded by the coding sequence ATGAGAATCGCAATCACCGGTGTGCGCGGACAGCTCGGCTGGGAGCTGGTACGTTCGCTTTCACCACTGGGAGAAGTGATCCGCTGGGACCGCGAGATTGCGGATCTCAGCAGGCCCGTGTTGCTCGACGGCTTGCTCAGGTATTACCAGCCGGACGTGATCGTCAACGCCGCGGCCTACACGGCGGTGGATAAAGCGGAAGACGATCGTGTCACCGCGCGGCTCGTCAATACCGAGTCGGTCGACGTGATGGCTCGCGCGGCGAAACGAACCGGTGCATTGCTGATTCATTTCTCTACCGACTACGTATTCGACGGAAAGTCGGCGGAACCGTATTCGGAAGATTGCGACACGTCGCCGTTGAATGTGTACGGCGCAACCAAGCGCGACGGCGAACTCGCGGTCATCGCGTCCGAATGCGATCACCTGATTTTCCGCACTTCCTGGGTGTATGCGACACGCGGCGCCAACTTCATGCTGACGATGCTGCGGCTTGCGCAAGAGCGCGAACTGCTAAAGATCGTCGACGATCAGATTGGTGCACCGACGCCGGCCACGATGTTGGCCAATTCGACCGCTCATGCCATTTCGCAAGCGATGTGCGAGCGTCGCGAAGGACGTTTCAAAAGCGGACTGTTTCATTTGACCGCGCACGGCGTAACGAGCTGGCACGGCTACGCGTCCGCGATCATCGACTATGCGCGCAATCTGGCGCCGTCGGGCCGCGTTCGCGTCAAACACATCGAGGCCGTGCCCAGCGAAGCGTTTCCGACGCGAGCGGCCCGGCCGCGCAATTCCGCGCTCAATAACGATCGCTTTGGCGAGCGCTTTGGACTGATGCGTCCGCACTGGTGGGACGCGCTTGCTCAAACGCTGGATGAGCGGTTCGAGCGTCGCGCCTGA
- a CDS encoding GlxA family transcriptional regulator: MEILCNVKHKNVPQTSALPETPYIKHIGIALFNGFALPDVASVIEIFQSANALDDTRASRRTRYEVSLLSASGGRVASSSSVFIWTESVESRARDDHFHALFIAGGAGATHAFRDARLTVWLRYVFPKSGIVHPIAEGRLLLEASGYSNVNGTRADDSRAASTFPTRPFVDWPNPLRTALRIVGDDLGQEVAQQVADWVAPQGDTQFSATLRTKTASHVSDKIQASAQWLEANCARAISIDDAAQVAVMSERNFLRRFKSEMGVTPSEYLLHSRLDMSCRLLAKTSLPVDKIARRCGIGSGGRLAKLFRKHLLTTPTEYRISKQGSRTNS, from the coding sequence ATGGAGATTCTTTGCAACGTGAAGCATAAGAATGTACCTCAAACATCCGCTTTGCCAGAAACCCCTTATATAAAGCATATCGGCATAGCCTTGTTTAATGGATTTGCTCTGCCGGATGTTGCTTCCGTCATTGAAATATTCCAGTCGGCAAATGCACTGGATGACACGCGCGCGTCGCGTCGAACACGCTATGAAGTATCGCTGCTATCTGCTTCCGGCGGACGTGTCGCCAGTTCATCCTCGGTATTCATATGGACCGAAAGCGTCGAGTCGCGTGCGCGCGACGATCACTTTCACGCGCTATTCATTGCCGGCGGCGCCGGCGCAACGCACGCATTCCGCGACGCCCGCCTGACCGTATGGCTTCGCTACGTGTTTCCAAAAAGCGGCATTGTCCATCCGATCGCGGAGGGACGCCTTCTGCTCGAAGCATCGGGTTATTCAAACGTCAACGGCACTCGCGCTGACGACAGCCGCGCGGCCAGTACATTTCCGACGCGCCCCTTCGTCGATTGGCCCAATCCGCTGCGTACCGCATTGCGTATCGTCGGCGACGATCTCGGGCAGGAAGTCGCTCAACAGGTGGCCGACTGGGTCGCGCCCCAGGGCGATACGCAATTCAGCGCGACGTTGCGCACCAAAACCGCTTCGCACGTCAGCGACAAGATTCAGGCCTCCGCGCAGTGGCTGGAGGCGAACTGCGCGCGCGCCATTTCGATCGACGACGCCGCGCAGGTCGCGGTAATGAGCGAGCGGAATTTTCTGCGGCGCTTCAAGAGCGAGATGGGCGTAACGCCATCCGAGTACCTGCTCCATTCGCGACTCGACATGAGTTGCCGTCTTCTCGCGAAGACAAGCCTGCCCGTCGATAAGATTGCCCGTCGTTGTGGCATTGGCAGTGGTGGTCGGCTCGCCAAGCTGTTCCGCAAACATCTGCTTACCACGCCGACCGAATACAGGATCAGCAAACAGGGTTCACGTACGAACTCTTAA
- a CDS encoding pyridoxal phosphate-dependent aminotransferase, with amino-acid sequence MALSLSLAARVTELKPSATVEMTERLRAARAAGRRILSLSSGDPNIETDERIIDAAERAMRAGDTHYGPAAGMPALREAIVERERRSSGALYKESDILITPGGKFALLAALMGTVSPGDEVIVPEPGWVSYGPCVKLCGGTPVIVPMLDRIDRAVIERAITPRTKAIIVNSPVNPSGRVLPQDEIDTVLELAERHNLAVVFDQVYSDLLHEGDFAYPQATEMGRARTFVVDSFSKTFGMTGWRLGYLATPTGMAKTIQRFIQHSIYCVPGFIQAAGLEALGLYDELVPVYRERFRARQLRVAASLDRIDGIECSAPRASFYLFPRVAIDDSALASAWLDKLDVSSLPGSAFGAAGAGHLRLSVSSSDADIDEALERIARFGCGL; translated from the coding sequence ATGGCTCTTTCCCTCTCGCTCGCAGCACGTGTCACCGAATTGAAGCCGTCGGCCACCGTCGAAATGACGGAGCGCCTGCGTGCCGCGCGCGCCGCGGGACGCAGAATACTGAGCCTGTCGAGCGGCGATCCTAATATAGAAACCGACGAGCGGATTATCGATGCCGCTGAACGCGCGATGCGGGCCGGCGACACGCACTATGGTCCCGCGGCTGGAATGCCCGCGCTGCGCGAGGCCATCGTCGAGCGAGAACGGCGCAGCTCGGGCGCGCTTTATAAAGAGAGCGACATTCTGATTACGCCGGGCGGCAAGTTCGCGCTGCTGGCGGCGCTGATGGGCACTGTTTCGCCGGGCGACGAGGTCATCGTTCCAGAGCCGGGCTGGGTCAGCTACGGACCCTGCGTCAAACTGTGCGGCGGTACCCCGGTGATCGTACCGATGCTCGACCGGATCGACCGCGCGGTGATCGAACGCGCCATCACGCCGCGCACCAAGGCGATCATTGTCAATTCACCGGTTAATCCTAGCGGCCGCGTACTGCCGCAGGACGAGATCGACACCGTGCTGGAACTGGCCGAGCGGCACAACCTCGCGGTGGTATTCGATCAGGTGTATTCGGATTTGCTGCATGAGGGCGATTTCGCCTATCCGCAGGCTACCGAAATGGGCCGCGCGCGTACGTTCGTGGTCGACAGTTTCTCGAAGACATTCGGCATGACCGGCTGGCGACTCGGTTATCTGGCCACGCCAACGGGCATGGCAAAAACGATTCAGCGCTTTATCCAGCACTCGATCTATTGCGTGCCGGGTTTTATCCAGGCGGCCGGACTCGAGGCACTCGGACTCTATGATGAACTGGTGCCTGTCTATCGCGAGCGCTTTCGCGCGCGGCAGTTGCGTGTGGCCGCGAGTCTCGATCGTATCGACGGTATCGAATGCAGCGCGCCGCGCGCCAGCTTTTACCTGTTTCCGCGCGTAGCCATCGATGACAGCGCGCTTGCCAGTGCGTGGCTCGACAAGCTCGACGTGTCGTCGCTGCCGGGTTCCGCATTTGGCGCGGCGGGTGCGGGACATCTTCGCTTATCGGTGTCGTCGAGCGACGCGGACATCGATGAAGCGCTCGAACGAATCGCGAGATTCGGCTGCGGCTTATAA
- a CDS encoding transporter substrate-binding domain-containing protein, translating to MNLSHVWPRAARILMLSLAMLVSAAPLSTAHAQVTDGVALVKQRGKLLAGVKYDTPPFGFLDDNNQPTGFDLDIVRLVAKRLGVPVEFVKVTSPTRIPVLVSGNVDLVAASMTRTPERAKVIDFSITYYVGHQSLLVPKDSTIKGPQDLQGKRVTVQQATTLEQTIAKVAPGAQAMSFKDYNSAWLALAQGRADALTGSEYILRAFMKNNPNFKIVGQPFSSEPFAIGVRKGNTALLTQINGALNDAWKSGEYQKIYQKWFGFAPTVAVGSDN from the coding sequence ATGAATTTGAGCCATGTATGGCCGAGGGCCGCGCGAATCCTGATGTTGAGTCTGGCGATGCTGGTGAGCGCGGCGCCGTTGTCGACGGCTCATGCGCAGGTGACGGATGGCGTCGCGCTGGTCAAGCAGCGCGGAAAACTACTGGCGGGCGTCAAATACGACACGCCGCCATTCGGCTTTCTCGACGACAACAATCAGCCGACCGGTTTCGATCTCGACATCGTGCGGCTCGTTGCAAAGCGTCTGGGTGTGCCGGTCGAATTCGTCAAAGTGACGTCGCCCACGCGCATTCCGGTACTGGTAAGCGGCAATGTCGACCTCGTCGCCGCGTCGATGACGCGCACGCCCGAGCGCGCGAAGGTGATCGATTTCAGTATCACCTACTATGTCGGTCATCAATCGCTGCTGGTCCCGAAGGACAGTACGATCAAGGGACCGCAGGATTTGCAGGGCAAGCGCGTGACCGTGCAGCAGGCCACCACGCTCGAACAGACGATCGCCAAAGTCGCACCGGGCGCGCAGGCGATGAGCTTCAAGGATTACAACAGCGCGTGGCTGGCACTTGCACAAGGCCGCGCGGATGCGCTGACCGGCAGCGAATACATCTTGCGCGCCTTCATGAAGAACAATCCGAACTTCAAGATCGTCGGGCAGCCGTTCAGCTCCGAGCCGTTTGCGATCGGTGTGCGCAAGGGTAATACCGCGCTGCTGACGCAGATCAACGGCGCATTGAACGATGCGTGGAAGAGCGGCGAATATCAGAAGATCTACCAGAAGTGGTTTGGATTCGCGCCGACCGTTGCCGTGGGTTCGGATAATTAA
- a CDS encoding amino acid ABC transporter permease, translating to MNYSFDWSALWEHRDLIVSGFVTTVELASISLILATLIGVVIGTCGATGARGLRALAIGWVELIRSIPLLIHMYIWYMALAMLKLPAFACATLALSIYSSAYVAEVVRAGILGLPAGQAKAGLACGLTEFQTLRLIVYPQVLRRILPSLASVFSQLIKDSSLASVIAVADITYQAGALDGLTFRTFEVYTMTLVLYLVLVSIVNRLLGMLVGASIRSSASASTAKPSKGLRDA from the coding sequence GTGAATTATTCGTTCGATTGGAGCGCGCTGTGGGAGCACCGTGACCTGATCGTCAGCGGTTTCGTCACCACGGTCGAACTGGCGTCGATCTCGCTGATACTGGCGACGCTGATTGGTGTAGTGATCGGTACTTGCGGTGCCACTGGCGCTCGCGGTTTGCGTGCGCTGGCCATCGGCTGGGTCGAGCTGATACGCAGCATACCGCTGCTGATCCACATGTACATCTGGTACATGGCGCTCGCGATGCTGAAGTTACCGGCCTTTGCGTGCGCGACGCTTGCGCTTTCGATCTATTCGTCCGCCTATGTTGCCGAAGTCGTGCGAGCCGGCATTCTCGGTTTGCCGGCCGGTCAGGCGAAAGCGGGATTGGCCTGCGGCCTCACGGAGTTCCAGACGCTACGTCTGATCGTTTATCCGCAGGTGTTGCGCCGCATTCTGCCGTCGCTGGCGAGCGTTTTTTCGCAACTGATCAAGGACTCGTCGTTGGCTTCCGTGATTGCGGTCGCCGACATCACGTACCAGGCTGGCGCGCTCGATGGTCTGACGTTTCGCACCTTCGAGGTCTATACGATGACGCTCGTGCTTTATCTGGTGCTGGTCAGCATCGTCAATCGCTTGCTCGGCATGCTGGTCGGTGCGTCGATACGCTCATCGGCGTCTGCGTCGACGGCAAAACCTTCGAAGGGGCTGCGCGATGCATAG
- a CDS encoding amino acid ABC transporter permease, giving the protein MHSVLVTNSHFFAAGLLATLQISAISIVCGTAIGVVVALLRYLHVPVVARVCALYVELMQGAPLLVVLLFCYFALPALLAYKTSAYWASVLSFSIFIGAYLSEDIRSGLRSVNPKLIQAGLASGLTYLQVLRLIVLPIGVRSVIPPIISQYVRLIKFTSVASIINVQELTGNALLVNARVFEPALILGFVAVVYLVVCQAVSLFGRWLSARFAVRT; this is encoded by the coding sequence ATGCATAGCGTGCTCGTCACGAATAGTCATTTCTTTGCCGCGGGACTGCTGGCGACACTGCAAATCTCGGCTATTTCGATCGTATGCGGCACGGCGATCGGCGTAGTCGTGGCGCTGCTGCGCTATTTGCACGTGCCGGTCGTCGCGCGGGTTTGCGCGCTATATGTCGAATTGATGCAAGGCGCGCCGCTGCTGGTCGTGTTGCTGTTCTGCTATTTCGCGCTGCCCGCGCTGCTCGCCTACAAGACTTCCGCGTACTGGGCGAGTGTGCTGTCGTTCTCGATCTTTATCGGCGCTTATCTGTCCGAGGACATTCGTTCCGGCTTGAGATCGGTCAACCCCAAACTCATTCAGGCGGGGCTCGCCAGTGGTCTCACGTATTTGCAGGTGCTGCGCCTGATCGTGTTGCCTATCGGCGTACGTTCGGTGATTCCGCCGATCATTAGCCAATACGTGCGGCTGATCAAGTTCACGTCGGTGGCGTCGATCATCAATGTGCAGGAATTGACCGGCAATGCGCTGCTCGTCAATGCGCGCGTGTTCGAGCCCGCGCTGATTCTCGGCTTCGTCGCCGTTGTCTATCTGGTTGTCTGCCAGGCGGTCTCGTTGTTCGGTCGCTGGCTGAGTGCGCGTTTCGCGGTACGGACCTGA
- a CDS encoding amino acid ABC transporter ATP-binding protein → MIEIRNVSKSYGDIPILQDCSLSVKRGEVVVICGPSGSGKSTLIKCVNGLEPYQSGSIKVAGTEVGARNTNLPKLRAKVGMVFQSFELYPHLSVLDNVMLAQIHVLRRSREEARNRAMALLTRVGLAERAHRMPVDLSGGQQQRVAIARTLALDPDAMLLDEPTSALDPEMVSEVLDVITALARDGMTMMVVTHEMGFARRVADRVIFMDHGRVVEDAPKEAFFAAPASPRAREFLARILAH, encoded by the coding sequence ATGATCGAGATTCGCAACGTATCGAAATCGTATGGCGACATACCCATCCTGCAGGATTGCTCGCTGTCGGTTAAACGCGGTGAAGTGGTCGTGATTTGCGGGCCGTCCGGTTCCGGCAAAAGCACGTTGATAAAGTGTGTGAACGGGTTGGAGCCGTATCAGTCGGGCAGTATCAAAGTGGCCGGCACGGAAGTCGGTGCGCGGAATACGAACTTGCCCAAACTGCGCGCCAAAGTCGGCATGGTGTTCCAGAGCTTCGAGCTTTATCCGCACCTGTCGGTACTCGATAACGTGATGCTGGCGCAAATCCATGTACTGCGCCGCTCGCGCGAAGAAGCACGCAATCGTGCGATGGCGCTGTTGACGCGGGTCGGGCTGGCCGAGCGCGCGCACAGAATGCCGGTGGATTTGTCCGGCGGTCAGCAGCAACGGGTAGCAATTGCACGTACGCTTGCGCTCGATCCGGACGCGATGCTGCTCGACGAGCCGACATCCGCGCTCGATCCCGAGATGGTCAGCGAAGTACTGGACGTGATTACCGCGCTCGCTCGCGACGGCATGACGATGATGGTCGTCACGCACGAAATGGGATTCGCGCGCCGTGTCGCCGATCGGGTGATCTTCATGGATCACGGGCGCGTGGTCGAAGATGCGCCGAAGGAGGCATTTTTTGCCGCGCCCGCGAGCCCGCGCGCGAGAGAGTTCCTGGCCAGGATTCTGGCTCACTGA
- a CDS encoding transposase, whose amino-acid sequence MRKPEAATVDRIVAVAEKMFAEYGYRGVSLRAVMRECGVNAAAIHYHFGSKEALLEEIFVRRAGALNSARLRLLDSCMQSESADSGEHLELILHAFLSPAFSLPDGDEGVRRFTRLRSVIAHENAELSQQLVSRHFNETSGYFIAALRRALPHLSHPALLWRFHFLLGAQYYTLSNPGRIESLSAGSCDASDLQSALDELVAFVAAGFRASSPKPRRRTRGTRVTQSAQQQHDARIGKGAEKRDVETDIKAAGKSPQIPRQAQIAYGSAVHTADAQISDAAWSAIASLLNARPARVEPSRGRKPISDREALSGIVYVMRHRLRWRDLSVVAGFRSGASCWRRLREWEANGVWQQIAGVLREQLPDGRELDFAIVERPHET is encoded by the coding sequence ATGCGCAAACCTGAAGCCGCGACTGTCGACCGGATAGTTGCCGTGGCGGAAAAAATGTTTGCCGAGTACGGCTACCGGGGCGTGTCGTTACGCGCGGTCATGCGTGAGTGCGGCGTGAACGCGGCCGCCATTCACTATCATTTCGGTTCGAAAGAAGCGTTGCTCGAAGAGATCTTCGTGCGGCGCGCCGGTGCGCTCAATTCCGCTCGTCTGCGGCTTCTCGATAGCTGCATGCAGAGCGAAAGCGCGGATAGCGGCGAGCATCTCGAGTTGATTCTGCATGCGTTTTTAAGCCCGGCTTTTTCATTGCCGGATGGTGATGAGGGTGTGCGGCGCTTTACCCGCCTGCGTTCCGTTATCGCGCACGAGAATGCCGAACTGTCGCAGCAACTGGTCAGCCGCCACTTCAACGAAACGAGCGGTTATTTCATCGCGGCATTGCGACGAGCACTGCCGCACCTGTCGCATCCAGCGTTGCTGTGGCGCTTTCATTTCCTGCTCGGCGCGCAGTACTACACGTTGAGCAACCCCGGCCGGATAGAAAGTCTGTCGGCGGGATCGTGCGATGCGAGCGATCTGCAGTCGGCGCTCGATGAGCTGGTTGCGTTTGTCGCGGCCGGATTTCGAGCGTCATCGCCAAAGCCGCGCAGGCGCACGCGTGGGACGCGTGTCACACAGTCTGCGCAGCAACAGCATGACGCTCGCATCGGGAAGGGGGCAGAGAAACGGGATGTGGAAACGGATATAAAAGCGGCCGGAAAATCCCCACAGATCCCGCGACAAGCACAGATAGCGTACGGGTCCGCCGTGCATACCGCTGACGCGCAGATCAGCGACGCGGCGTGGTCGGCCATCGCGTCGTTGCTGAACGCCAGACCGGCCCGCGTGGAACCGTCGCGTGGCCGCAAGCCGATCTCGGATCGCGAGGCATTGAGCGGCATCGTCTATGTGATGCGTCACCGGTTGCGCTGGCGTGACCTGTCGGTCGTCGCCGGGTTTCGCTCCGGTGCGAGTTGTTGGCGACGGCTGCGCGAGTGGGAAGCAAACGGCGTCTGGCAGCAGATTGCCGGTGTGTTGCGCGAGCAACTACCCGATGGGCGGGAACTCGATTTCGCGATCGTCGAACGCCCGCATGAAACGTGA
- a CDS encoding IclR family transcriptional regulator domain-containing protein, whose amino-acid sequence MNTGEEQEDVRDTDRDFIGAFEKGLAVIEAFNASDVALTPADVAVKTGLTRAGARRYLLTLAKLGYADFDGKFFRLTPRILRLGYAYLSGASLTKLAQPILEMIGERMNEVASLTLLDGNDVMFVGRSSATRIASVSIGIGTRLPAYCTASGRVLLMHRTDAQIRQYLEGAEIQQYTEKTITDREQILAQFQQSRSDRYSVIDEEYEIGLRSIAVPVLNARNQLVCALTVSVHSSRMTPAQMVDEILPVLESGARTLASIV is encoded by the coding sequence ATGAATACAGGCGAAGAACAAGAGGACGTACGTGACACCGACCGGGATTTCATCGGCGCTTTCGAAAAGGGGCTCGCGGTCATCGAGGCGTTCAACGCTTCCGACGTCGCATTGACGCCCGCCGATGTCGCGGTCAAGACCGGGCTCACGCGGGCGGGCGCGCGCCGCTATTTGCTGACGCTCGCCAAGCTCGGCTACGCGGATTTCGACGGAAAATTCTTCCGCCTCACGCCGCGCATTTTGCGGCTCGGTTATGCGTACCTTTCCGGCGCGTCGCTGACCAAGCTCGCGCAGCCGATTCTCGAAATGATCGGCGAGCGCATGAACGAGGTCGCGTCCCTGACGCTGCTCGACGGTAACGACGTGATGTTCGTCGGGCGCTCGTCGGCTACGCGCATCGCCTCTGTTTCCATCGGCATCGGCACGCGCCTGCCGGCGTACTGCACCGCATCGGGCCGGGTTTTACTGATGCATCGCACCGACGCGCAGATTCGCCAGTACCTCGAAGGCGCCGAGATCCAGCAGTACACCGAGAAGACGATCACCGACCGCGAACAGATCCTGGCGCAGTTCCAGCAATCGCGCAGCGACCGCTACTCGGTGATCGACGAGGAGTATGAGATTGGTTTGCGCTCGATCGCCGTGCCGGTGCTGAACGCGCGCAACCAGCTGGTCTGCGCGTTGACCGTCAGCGTGCATTCGAGCCGGATGACACCCGCCCAGATGGTCGACGAAATTCTGCCGGTTCTGGAAAGCGGTGCGCGCACGTTGGCGTCGATCGTTTAA